A window of Daucus carota subsp. sativus chromosome 2, DH1 v3.0, whole genome shotgun sequence genomic DNA:
gactcgtttgagcccgtaaacaacttgtagcttcattattggtagattgaagttggaaacaacttttagcttcattccagactcgtttaaagttaaaaaaaacttgtagcttcattttcggttgtttgaaattgtaatcaacttgtagtttcattcttgacttgtgttagcccgtaaacaacttgtagcttcattattggtagattgaagttggaaacaacttgtagcttcattccacactcgttcgaagttaaaaacaacttgtagcttcattttcggttgtttgaaattgtaatcaacttgtagtttcattcttgacttgtgttagcccgtaaacaacttgtagcttcattattggtagattgaagttggaaacaacttgtagcttcattccaaactcgttcgaagttaaaaacaacttgtagcttcattttcggttgtttgaaattgtaatcaacttgtagtttcattcttgacttgtgttagcccgtaaacaacttgtagcttcattattggtagattgaagttggaaacaacttgtagcttcattccaaactcgttcgaagttaaaaacaacttgtagcttcattttcggttgtttcaaattgtaatcaatttgttgtttcattcttgactcgtttgagcccggaaacaacttgtatcttcattattggtagattgaagttggaaacaacttttagcttcattccagactcgtttgaagttaaaaagaacttgtagcttgattttcggttgtttgaaaatgtaatcaacttgtagtttcattcttgactcgtttgagcccggaaacaacttgtagcttcattattgactagattgaagttggaaacaacttgtagcttcattccagactcgtttgaagttaaaaacaacttgtagcttcattttcggttgtttgaaattgtaatcaacttgtagttttattctcgactcgtttgagcccggaaacacctggtagcttcattattgactagattgaagttggaaacaacttgtagcttcattccagactcgtttgaaattgaaaactgtacattcattttcggttgattgaaattggaatcaacttgtagtttaattcttgactcgtttgagctcgtagacaacttgtaggttcattattggtagattgaagttcgaaacaacttttagcttcattccagactcgtttgaagttaaaaacaacttgtagcttcattttcggttgtttgaaattgtaatcaacttgtagtttcattcttgactcgtttgaacccgtaaacaacttgtagcttcattattggtagattgaatttggaaacaacttttagcttcattccagactcgtttgaagttaaaaacaacttggagcttgattttcggttgtttgaaattgtaatcaacttgtagtttcattcttgactcgtttgagcccggaaacaacttgtagcttcattattgactagattgaagttggaaacaacttgtagcttcattccagactcgtttgaagttaaaaacaacttgtagcttcattttcggttgtttgaaattgtaatcaacttgtagttttattctctactcgtttgagcccggaaacaccttgtagcttcattattaactagattgaagttggaaacaacttgtagcttcattccagactcgtttgaagttgaaaacaacttttacattcattttcggttgtttgaaattggaatcaacttgtagtttcattcttgactcgtttgagcccgtaaacaacttgtagcttcattattggtagattactcgtttgaagttaaaaacaacttgtagcttcattttcggttgtttgaaattgtaataaacttgtagtttcattcttgactcgtgttagcccgtaaacaacttgtagcttcattattggtagattgaagttggaaacaacttgtagtttcattattggtagattgaagttggaaacaacttgtagcttcattccaaactcgttcgaagttaaaaacaacttgtagcttcattttcggtcgtttaaaattgtaatcaacttgttgtttcattcttgactcgtttgagcccggaaacaacttgtatcttcattattggtagattgaagttggaaacaacttttagcttcattccagactcgtttgaagttaaaaacaacttgtagcttgattttcggttgtttgaaattgtaatcaacttgtagtttcattcttgactcgtttgagcccggaaacaacttgtagcttcattattgactagattgaagttggaaacaacttgtagcttcattccagactcgtttgaagttaaaaacaacttgtagcttcattttcggttgtttgaaattgtaatcaacttgtagttttattctggactcgtttgagcccggaaacaccttatagcttcattattgactagattgaagttggaaacaacttgtagcttcattccagactcgtttgaagttgaaaacaacttgtacattcattttcggttgtttgaaattggaatcaacttgtagtttcattcttgactcgtttgagccgtaaacaacttgtagcttcattattggtagattgaagttggatacaacttttagcttaattccagactcgtttgaagttaaaaacaacttgtagcttcattttcggttgtttgaaattgtaatcaacttgtagtttcattcttgactcgtttgagcctggaaacaacttgtagcttcattattggtagatcgaagttggaaaaaacttgtagcttcattattgggtcTTGAAGGCTCAGAGACAGAGTCCTTAGCTGGAGAAGGACCAGAGATTTGAACAGGTGCTTGATCAGAGGGTGGAACTGTTACTTGAACAGATGTGGAATCTGTTGCTGGAACAGAGGTAACCTCtgtagcatcatcatcatcatcaacaaatATGCTCAATGTATGAGAGACCAGAGCTTATGTTGCATCATCAGACTGAGCAACACAAAGAAtctcctgaacaggagctgcaacTTGGTCTTCAAtttgaatcagagattcctgatgCATTGGCAAAGTAGGCTCTGCTTGAACTTCAGCTATAATCGGAGATTCCTTATTAGGAGTAGGAGGTGCTGCTTGAAGAGCTTCTGATTTATCTAGTAAATCAGGATTAGTTTTTGACATAGGAATATCAGCTGCAGTTGAGGGTTCATCAAGAGGAACTGCAGAGAGAGGCTCAACAAACACAGGAGCAGAAGTGGTGACTATGGCAAGAGAGGTAACCACTGTCTCAACAGGAGGATCTACAGTCAAATCAGTGACTGAAGTAGGCTTGATTTTCTTCCTGGTTTGTTTCACTGGTGTAGgtgatggaggtggaggtgtaTCTGCATCATCAGAATCAGAAAGAGGCTGAAGAAACCTCCTCTTTCTTCTAGGCTGTGGTGAAGGGGAAGGCTGTGGTGAGGTCTTAGAAGATCTTAGAATCCTCTGAGGAGAGTGatggtcagattttacaaccggcccttgttgggaaggaccagaggtggGTGCATCCTGTAGCTGAGCTGAAGAGGACTGAGGTTGATTCTCATTGGAGAATAGA
This region includes:
- the LOC108207136 gene encoding uncharacterized protein LOC108207136; translated protein: MPEDDIEPPSKITKRAFTDILEKDTKKAHPPIFAILVTVQDKLKLELPDKYNPLFSNENQPQSSSAQLQDAPTSGPSQQGPVVKSDHHSPQRILRSSKTSPQPSPSPQPRRKRRFLQPLSDSDDADTPPPPSPTPVKQTRKKIKPTSVTDLTVDPPVETVVTSLAIVTTSAPVFVEPLSAVPLDEPSTAADIPMSKTNPDLLDKSEALQAAPPTPNKESPIIAEVQAEPTLPMHQESLIQIEDQVAAPVQEILCVAQSDDAT